In the genome of Luteitalea pratensis, the window ATCCTAACGAGAGCGAAGGACTACTTGTACCTGTACCAGATGGTGCCCAGCAGGGCCTTGCTATCGCACAGAATGCCTGCGCGCCAGTTTGGACGCCGAAGCCGTTTGAACTGAGCTGTCCGTTGCTGCGACGGTCTTCCCGCGCGCCGGCGTTGGTGCACGGCTGCGGGGCCTCTCATCGGTGGTCCGGAGCCGCTGGCGCATCGGCGCCCACGCGGCATGATCGTCTGATGATTCCAATGCTGATGCCCTTGTCAGTCGGGGCGTCGTGACGCTGTGGCTGTCCGCAGAGGCCAGGGCTGCGTGGGGAAGTTCCGCCGTCCCGTCGACCGGGCGCGCAGCCGCGGTTTTCGAATCTGGCGATCGAGTGTCAACGCTATAACGCTCCGACTCGTCTTCCGCTTGCCCCTCCACTCGGAGGGCTTCGTCGGTCGATCCTCACCGTGATGCGCGCCGGTCTGGAGGCCCCGGACCACGCGACGCTGTCGCGACGGGGGGGGCAGTTGCTGGACGTCGCGGCACACAACATCCTCGCCACAAGACCCGCTGCATCTGATCGTCGACAGCACAGGCCTCTCAGTGATGGGCGAAGGGGAGTGGGCGGCCGAAACACGGCTACCGTGGCACGCGAGGCTGGAGGAAGAAGCTCCATCTGGGTGTCGACTGCTCCGGCGTCATCGTCGAGCACCCGCTGACCGAGGCGACGGTCGACGACGCGACTGTGGGTATCCATCTGATTGGGGCGACAGCTGGCGACGTGACCAGCGTCACGGCTGACGCGGCCTCGGACACGGTCGCGTTCTACGAGGCCGCCGGCGCGCGCGACGCGCAGGTGGTGGTGCCGTCGACCAGGACGGCGAAGGTATCGCGGACCTCGCTCGAGTGCGCGCGATCGCACGATCACCGACGTGGAAAGGCTCGGCCGGCGCCACTGGAAGAAGGCCTCTGGCTACCATCGGCAGACCCGCGTCGAGAACGCCTTCTTCCGCTACAAGTCCATCATCGGCGATCGCCTTCGTGCCCGGAGTCGTGGTGGCCGGGCGGTCGAGGCGTGCCTGGCGTGCCGTGTCCTCAACCGGATGACCGAGCTTGGCAGACCCGAGTCGTCTGCGATCAGTCGGTGACGTGCCGGGGTTGGGCGAAGAGCGCGCCCAGTGTGAGCCATGCACCAACGCCCTTCGACGAAATGACGGGCACGCAGGCTCGACCCTACCGTGAGTTCCAACACTCTGACGGAATTGTGTTGGCTGTCGGCTGGCCCGATCTGGTTGACACCTTCGGACAGGTGGAGACGATGGCCCGCTTGGCCGCGGTCTTTCCGCAGTGGGCGCGCTTGTAAGAAGTACCCGTTCGAGGGAGTTCCACAAGTACGAGTCGTTCTCGTACGCTTGATCGTGAGGAAGGACGGGACCGTACGGACGACGGGCACCGATACCCCCAGGGTATCGATACCCCCAGATTGGAACGTACCCCCAGAAATACCCCCACGCATTCATCAATGGGGGCGCGGGGCAGGCGAGTGGAGTAGCGCCGCGCACGGCTGACAGGAGGAGTTGGCGAGTGTTTCGGCGCGAATCGGCTGGACGCCCATGGATGACCATGGACGCCTGTGGACCACTGTGGACGATTAGTGGAGGCGGCGGGAGTCGAACGGCAATACCGTAAACAATTGACATCGAAAGACTTACGTAGTTTTGCTGCTGAGATCCGTACCGCCAGATGTACCCCCACACTGGGCTCGATACCTTTTGTCAGCGCGCACTTGCCGGCAATGCCTTGACGCGCAAGGAAATTTCCACGTCAATCGATGGGCACCTTGGCTGGGCTGCGGGCCAGCAGGCGCGCTCCCCATGTCGACTCTTGATTCCGCTCGCGGCTGATCCCGCGCCACGGAATGCTCGCGATAGTCCTCCCTCCGGTCTTGGCTGACGAGACCTCGCGCGCGAGAGGTCGGAATGTCCGTGGACACAGCCCGCCATGCACCAACGCCCCGCGGAGACATAGGAGTTCAGCAACCCCATGGTCTCCACGAACTTTCCGGGCACGGAGAAGTCGTGTCCGTACCCGTGAACGACCTGCCATTCAGCCAGCATCCCCCGATGTACGCGATCTCCCGGCCGCCGCTGGTCCACCGAGGCGAGATTCCGCCGCTGGTGGATACCCGGGTCTTGAGGCGCTGAGGTCCGCAGCGTGGCGGCCCGCATGTGTGATCGCCAGATAGGAGAACTGGATGCCTTTCAGGCTGCGCGGCGGCGCCGGCATCGGCCGCTCCCAGTAAGTCGGACGGATGAAAGGCTTCGGCCGGCGTTGTGCGAGTGCATGCGTCAGCTCGTGCCTCACATATCTCGACCGCTTGGCCGCGTGTGACCAGCACAGCTGGAAGACGTCAGCCCGCTCGATCAACTCCAGGAGGGCTGGACCCCACGGTTCGCCCGCCCTGAGCGTCCGCACGTCGCGCAAGTAGACGTCACCTAGCGCCTCGGCGGCGGCCTCGAGTGCCTCGACGATCTGGGCGTCGTCGTGCGAGTACGAGACGAAGATCTTCCGGTACGGAGTTGCCGTGACAGATGTTGCTGCCGCGGTTGCGGCGTCTCCCGAGACTGGCACGAGGTGCGCCTGGATCTCCATCTCGCCGACCAGCACCGGCCCGACGTAGAAGGCCACGCGACCATTCACCGCGCCGTTCTTGCGCGGTAGCTCGGGATCCGCCTGCACGTCGAATTCTACGCGGTGCCAGTCCTTGAGCCACAGGAAAGTGGCGCGCGGCGGATTGAAGCGGCATCCCGTCAGTTCCGGAACGACGGCAATCGCGGCTCCGCGCCGGATTACAGAGGTCGCCTTGGCATGTGCAGGCGCATGTAACGCGGTGTCGGCACCGAACCGGAGGTTTCGGTCCCTCTCGACCGCCTCGGCCGCGCTCGGCACGTGTGCGTAGACGAGGACGCTCGACCATGACGTAACGGGGATCTCCTTCGGGTGGTAGGCCGTGAAGTGGACGTCAGTCGGTGCTTCGCCGCCAAGCAGCAAGGGCTCGTCGGCGGCAGGTTGCGCGCGCGCACGCCGCGTCGCCGCGAAGGATGCGCGAAAGATAATCGATTCCTCTCGAGGTCCCGGGACGGGGTTCGGGCGCAATGTGCCGAAACCGGCCATGGTCACCGTATCGCCTGCACGAAGTGCGCTGGCGATGATGCCCGTGCGGGCACCGAACAGTGCGGCGACGATCCGACGCGCCCGCTGCTTGGTGATCCCGCACCGTGCCGCGAGACGATCCACCAGTTCCGACCTGTTCACCGCCCACGCTCGCTAGCTTGGGCCGGTAACACACCCTCCAGACGCAGGCTGATCGAATACGACCAGGCGCCGGTGAAGACGTCGCCGAGCGTCTCCTCTCCGGTCAGAAATCTTGACAGCAATGTGGGAATGGGCCTCGCGTCGATCGGCCCAGGAGGCGCGATGACGTTGGCGGCGACCCGACTCGCCAGAAGGATTTCGCCGACGCCCGCCGTTGCGCCGTTCACAGTTCCCGTGTCGCACGAGAACAGGACGAAAGCGCGCGGAGGAGCACCCGGCCGCTGGATCTCCGCCAGCTCCTTAGGGGTGATCCACTCTCCGCCCGGCAGCCGGATGTTGCCGTCCTGCGAGTGCGCGACTAGGACGATCGTGTCATTGCTGCCGTTTTGCAGCTCTTCGAGAATGGCGGACTTCTCGGCGACGTCCAAGGGCCGTTGCGCCGCCGTCTCGACATCGTGAATCTGCTGAGCGAGTTGCCGGAAGGCTGGCTCCTGATCGAGACGCAGGCCGAGCGCGACGATCTGATCGACGAGCGAACGCTCTGAATCGATGCGGGGCAGTCCGTTGAAGATGCGCGTTCTCTCCGGGTCGTAGCGATGTTCCAACGCTCTTGCGGCAGCGACGTGCTCCTTGAGTGTGCGCTTCGGCGAGCGTTCGCTGATGTAGACGTCAGACACACCACGCCGCTTGACGGCATGTTGCCAGTCGGACGGCAGCCGGTCGCCGCGCCTGACTAGAGTGTCTTTCGCCTGCAGCAACGCCTCGAGCTGGTCGCTCGAGTTGAGGCGCACGACGTCTGTCCGTGTTGGCTCGAGAGGGCCGGGTGCCCAGCCCGCGACAGGTGCACGCCAGGCGAGTACTTCTGGAGCCGCGCCGTTCATCCGCACGTCGATAAAGAGCGTGCGGTCCAATGCCACTGCGTCGTCATTCAGCAGGACCGGCTTGGTGCCCTTTTCAAGAAGCTTCAGCGCTTGCTCCGCCGTGCCGTTCACGGCGCCCGGGAACCGGAAATTCTGCCCGAACGTCGGGGGCACCTCGCCCGCGGCCGCCGCCAGGGCGTCCTCGGTCATCATTCCGATCTCGCCGTTCGGATCGAGCCCCTTCTTCCTCTGAAACTCCTTGATCTTCTTGACTGTCTCCGGCCCGCGCCGGCCGTCGACGACGAGGCTGGCGCGGAGGACCGTGTTAAGGGAGCGCTGCAGCCAGCGGTTGTAGGTCGCCGGATCCGGCCCGAAGGTTGAAAGCGGCACCACAATCGGCGGGAGCCGCTCGTCAGTCCGAGCCCGGTCAAACGGAGTGGCGGTTCGTGGTGGGCGAGAGGCCGCCTTGGGCGATCCGCGCCCATTAAGCTTCCCTTGGGCCTCTTCTGTCGCCTTATCAGCTTTCCGGTCCGTTTTCGGGCCGCTGCGTTTCCGAGGCTCCTTCGAGCGCTCCACGGCCACTCGGCCCTGAGCGGTAATCGGCGGTGGTAAGACGCTGGCGACGATAGAAACGGTGAGAATGCACGCAGCGACGCTCACGCTCAAAGCTCCTCCTTCACGCCGGTGCCGTGTCGTCCATCCTCGAGGGAGATGCGCCACGATGCGCGGCAGATCGGCGGGTCCCTCAAGGCGGAATCATTTCACCGGCCGGTCCTCGTTTCAAGTGGGCGAACCACCACTCCGCGTCGGCGCCGTCCGGCCGACCTGGCGGGCAGCCGCGGTTCTCGGAGACGTTGGTGCATGGCTTCCGCCCTGCTCAGGGCGGCCACAGTTTGAGTCGGTGGCATGTCGACCGCCCCACGGCGCATGATGGTTCGATGAAGTCGCGCGTGCATCCGACGTACAAGACGCACTATCAGGTGAGAAATTGGCGGGTGTACGAGCGCGCTCTCGTCAGTCGGGGCGACGTGACGCTGTGGCTGTCCCCAGACGCTCGGGTTGCCTGGGGAGTTCCGCCGTCCGGTCGACCAGGCGGACAGCAGCGCTTCTCGAATCTGGCCATCGAGGCGGCCCTGACCCTCCGACTCGTGTTTCGGTTGCCCTTGCGGCAGACGGGGGGTTTCCTCCGGTCGATCCTGACCGTGATGCGCGCCAATCTCGACGCCCCCGACCACACGACGCTCTCGAGGCGGGGGCAGGTGCTGAACGTGGCGGTACACAAGATCCTCGCTGGAGGATCGCTGCATCTGATCGTGGACAGCACGGGTCTCTCAGTGGTGGGTGAAGGGGAGTGGGCGGCGGCAAAACACGGCGGACGTGGTACGCGAGGCTGGAAGAAGCTCCATCTGGGGGTCGATCGATCCGGCGTGATCGTTGCGCACGCGCTCACCGAGGCGACGGCTGATGACGCCATCGTGGGTATTGATCTGATCGGTGCGGCGGCCGGCCGCGTCGCCAGCGTCACGGCAGACGCGGCCTACGACACGGTCGCCTTCTATGAGGCCGCGGGCGCGCGACACGCGAGGGTGGTGGTGCCGCCGACCAGGACGGCGAAGGTGTCGCGCCGCGGCCCGCGCTCAAGGGCGCGCGATCGCACGATCAGCGACGTGGAAGCGCTCGGGCGGCGCGCATGGCAGAAGGCCTCGGGCTACCATCGGCAGGCCCGCGTCGAGAATGCCTTCTTCCGCTACAAGTCCATCATTGGCGGTGGCCTTCGGGCCCGTAGTGGTGGTGGCCGGAAAGTCGAGGCGAGCCTTGCCTGTGGTGTCCTGAATCGGATGATCGAGCTTGGCAGGCCCGAATCGTCTGCGATCACTCGGTGACGAGCCGTGGGTTGGAGAAGTGCCTCTCCAGATCGAGCGATGCACCAACGCCCCAGAACAGCGTCAGGGCGGTGTTGAAGGCCAGGGCGCCCCGGAAGACGCGGCGAGCCGTGACCACGCGCGGGTCATCGGCGGAGGGGACGGCCCTCGGCACGGCGGTGCCGGCGATACCGGCCGGCGATGGTCTGGTTCATGGCAGTCAGGCGTCCGAACGGCTCGAGTGTAACGACAATGTGTCACGCGCACGCCGGCGCTTCAACGTTTGGTCGTAAGCGAAACGTAAAGGAGGGTCCATTTCGACAGCGCGGCCCCAGGAGTCGTGCTGTGCGCCAGGGAATTGGCACGCCGCAGCGCGAGTTGTCGCCAAGTTGGCAGAGGCCCCCCGTCCCTTGCGCATTGAGCGCGCAGCGATGATCGGGTGGCAATGAGGCGCGTGCCCGGGTCACAGGTACGAGCCGGATGAGCGCGAGGCTCCCCGTCAACTTAGGCAGCAGCACGCCTGGCACAACTGTTCAGCAGGGCCAGCACGCACCTATTGAGCCGCTCGCGTGCCAGTGGACGCGCGTCGTCCGGACTCTCAAGGCGAAACGGACAGCCGACGGCGCTACCTTCATCGCTCGGACGCGCTTCATCGAGACCGGAGATGAGAGTCGAACCAACGAATCATCTCGGCAGTGAAATCAATGTTTTCTGGATTCGGTGCCATTCTATGTCCGGCTCCCGGGACACGAACCAGCTTGGTCGCAACGCTCGCCGCCTTGAGCGCGACCTCCATCTTCTCCGAGTGCTCAAGCGGCACCGTTGTGTCCTTGTCCCCATGTATCAACAGAACTGGCGCATCATCGGCGGTGACGCTGTTGACAGGCGAAGCGTCCCGATATAACCGCCACTCCGGACTCTTGGGATCTGGCAGTCTCGCGTTGCCGATATACGCCGCTGTCGCTGAGAGACCGAACTCGTCAAATGGGCCGGTCAAGTCTGTTGGGGGACAGAACGCCACAACCGCCTGAACTCGCGCCTCGTCGCGATTCGCCTCGTCCGGGTCCGCGGCATCTCCGGTTCCGGCTCGCACGCCGAGCATCGCCGCGAGATACCCACCCGATGAGGCGCCGACCGCGCCAATCCGCAGCGCCGCGATCCCAAATCGTGCCGCGTTGTGGCGCACGAATCGGACAGCCCGCTCTGCATCCTGGAGTGCGGCGGGATGGCGGAAGATTGGCATCCCCCGGTGGTTGATCACGAACACGGTGTAGCCCGAGGCCACGAGGGGCTGAACAAAAATGCCCAGCTGGGCCGGATGATCCTTCATCGGCGGCGAGTTGTAGGCGGTGCCCGCGTGAAACCCCGTGCCGACTATGGCGACAATTCCGATCCCGTTGGGCCGGGCCGGTCGGTGAACGTCCATCAGCAGGGCCAGACCGCTGAACATCCCGTACACGACATTGCGTTCGACGGACGGACTCGGAGCTTGCGCGCCGAGGCTGAGAGTCCGGGCGGCGACCATGATCAGCATCACCGCGACACCTATCGTAAGTCGGAATCGTCCGCCCGAAATCATAGCCTCGCGCCTTCGGTCCTCGTGCCAGCCATCTGAGACCTCCTGAACGTGTGAGCCAGGATGGTAGTCGATCGAAAGCGGCGGTCAGTTGCGGTCGTCGAGGTGAGGAGACAATACATCGGCATCCCCGATGCGCCAGTTCTGGGCGATGTCGGTGAGTTCGCCACTGCCGGTGATAGCCTCAAGCGCATGTAGGGGGCGCTCGCACGAACTAGGGTGGAGGTCCAATCAGTCCGGCGCTTTGGTTGCACTGGCCGCGGCTTGGCTAAAGCCGCCCCGCCCCCACGCCTGAGCGGCTCCGCGCGTGGCCTGGCCGGCCAATGCCCGCTTGCACTCGATGAGCGCGATAAGCCCTCTTCCCGTCTGTTTAGCTGCAGGTACGGGCTGAGCAGTGCAGTGTCCGCAGGCACCCCTCGGCGAAATGCGCTGACGCTGGACTCGTGGAGAGCCGGATGCTGCCGTTCGCAACAGCACCCGCAGCCCAGTACGACGTCCGCTAACGAATCTTGGCTAGCGAGTTTGTCCCCGCTGCCCACACCACGCCGTTGGTGTTCGAGTACATGGCCCGTTCGACGACGATCTGCGCGGGCAAGGGGCCGACGCTGTCCACGATCATGCCGATCCGCTTGCCCGCGGCTTCGGGGAAATCCACCAATGCGTTGACGTTGGTGCGGCTCCTGGCCGGCAAAGTGAAGCTGCGCGTCACCGGCGCTGTTCCGGGCTCGAAGATTGCGGTGACACGCGCGGTACCCTCCAAGGAGGACGTGTTCGGGATGAGCACGTGGGTCTCGGTCGCGGCCGATCCCCCGACCTCGCCCTCCGCAACCGCCCACTTTGTGCCCGTCGTCGTCTCGCCAGGGCTATTGTGCGCTTCCGTCCACGTGGCGGAGGTCGGTCGGGGCCACCACATCGCCCGTTCGACGACGAGCGGCAGGCCGTTGGTCGAAGTGATGGTGGTCGACACCGCGGTGTTCGCGAGCTCGGGCGCTGCCAGGTCGACCCAGACATTGAACCGGCTGTTGGCGGCGACCACGTGTCCAGGCCGACGATGTCACCTGAGGGCAGCAGGTAGTCGGCGCGCGGACGGTGGCATGCGTACCGGTCGCATTCGCGATCAGGATGAACATGTCGAAGAAGTCGCCCGTCGCGCCTTCGGCCAGGGGTGAGCCATGCACCAACGCCCCTCTGAGTGAAGAGAACCTTGGAACGATTCTTCAAAGAGGACGGAGGGTGGCAGCGGGCAGGCGAAGCTGGCGGGCAAGTGCGACGAACCGGGGTTCGCGCCGGAGGTCGTCGAACTCAGGGTCACCCAGGCTGATGATCCTCATGACTCGATCGCGGTACGCGTGCTCCAGGTACCTCAATGCGGCATCCGTGTGGCCCAACCCGGCATAAATCACCGCGAAGTCGTAAGGCGACACGTACGAGGTTCGTGCACGCTCCGACAGCTCTGCCAGGATAGCCTGCGCGCCCGCCGTATCCCCGGCGCGCGCACGGGCGAAGCCCAGTACCGCCAGGAACATCGGCATCCTGCCCCCGACGGCGACCGTGGCGTTCAGCATGTCCAGGGCGCGCGGCTCATTGCCGGCGAACAGGCACGCACGCCCCAACTGCCAGTGCGCGGCCGGTGAGTGTGGATCCAACTGTACGGCGGCTTCCCCCTCGCTCACGGCACGTGCGTACTGGCGCGCTGCCAGGAAAATGTATGGCACATACGCGTTGATGGCAGGAGAGAGCGGGTCGACGCTGCGCGCCGCTTCCATCGATGCAATCGCTTCATCGTGCCGGCCCAGGCTGGTGAGCAACTGCGCCAGAAAGTGATGAGCCGTCGAGTAGCTCGGGTTCAACGTCAGGGCGTGCCGGTAGGCGAGCTCGGCGCGTTCCCATTCGTAATCGTAGTCTTTCAGCACTTCGCCTATGCACGTATGTGCCTCGGCAAGGCCGTCGTTCAATGCCAGTGCCCGCTCGGCCGCGTGCCGGGCCATCCGGAACGCCGTGTGCGAGGGCAGAAGTCCCCAGATGCCGAGGAGGATGTTCGCGGCGGCTACTCCCGTGTGGCCCAGCGCGAAGTCCGGCTCGAGCGCGAGCGCTCGCCGAAATTCCTCCAGGCTGGCGAGCAAGTCCGATTCTGACCTGCGATTCCACAGGTAGCGCCCCTTGAGGTAGGCGAGTTGAGCTGCCGTCGTGGCCGCCCCATTCAGCCGGCGGCCTCCCGGCGCGCCGTCGTCCGAACCTTGCAGCTTTGCGCCGACGTCGGCAACGATGCGCTCGCAGAGGGTGAACACCTGATCCTTGCCAGATTCATACTTGCGCTGCCAGAGGATCCGCTCGGAGACGGTGTCCACGATTCGCACCGTCAGGCACGTTCCGGCATCGAGCTGCACCACGGCCCCTTCGATAGCCAGGCTCACCAGCAGCTCCCTCCCGACGGCCGCAATTCCCTTGTCGGCAGCGGCGCACGCGCGTGCCGACGTCCGTGCGATGACGCGCAGCGCCCCGGCTTCTCCAAGGGCCGTGGTGATCAGGTCGGTCACCCCCTCGGCCACGAAGCTCCAGGTCGCGTCGCCGGTCAGGTTCTCGAAAGGCAGGACGACGACGCCTGACGTTCGTGGCGTCGAGGGCTCGACATGAACGGGTGCGACGAACCGGTAACCCCGCTTGGGCAGGGTCTCGATGAAGCGCGATGCCGCTCCCGTGTCACCGAGCAGCGAGCGTACCTGGCTGACGCACTTGTTGATGCCCGTCTCGAATTCGACGAAGGTACGGTCGGGCCAGACTCGGAGCTGCAACTCGCCACGCGAGACGACCTCTCCGGGACGTTCCACCAACGCGTGCAGGACGCGGAACGCCTGCTGCGGCAGATTGACCTTCACCCCGCGCTTCCGCAACTCGCCCGACGTGGTGTCGAGCTCGAACGCTCCAAAGCGGATGGGGCCACCGCCGACGTGCGACGCCATGAGGGCGCCACGATACCACGGCCCGTGTAGGGATCACCGAGGGTAAGGCCCCATGCTAAGTCCCTACCGATGTTGAGTTTACAAAGTAAGACGGACCGGAGATACTCGCAAGCCTCTGGCGGCGGCATCTCTCGGTATAGTGCGGTTGTCGAACAGAACGGAGGGGGCGAACAATGAACATCTCCACGTCCACCGGCGGGGCATCGGCAACAACGCTCAATCTCCACGCGCGTCCGCAGTGCCTCGCGCTGGATCTTCGCAGGACAGCGGTGCTCGTCATCGACATGCAGAACGACTACGGTACGGAGGGGGGCCTGTTCCACCGCGCCGGCATCGACCTGACATCGATTCGTGCGACGGTCGCCCCGACGGCTCGCGTCCTGCAGACCGCTCGTTCGGTCGGCGTTCCCATTGTGTACATCAAGGCGGGAATTCGCCCGGACCTGTCAGACCTCGGTGCGCCAGGCACGCCTCATGGTGATCGCTGGCGGTGGTATGGCGTGGGCGAGAGGGTGACGGCTCCCGACGGCTCGGAGAGCAGGATTCTCATCAGAGACACTTGGAACACGGAGATCATCCCCGAACTCTTGCCTCGCGCTGGCGACCGAGTCGTTTACAAGCACCTATACAGCGCCTTCCACAACACCGAACTGGATGCCGTGCTGAAGGAACTGGGAGCGTCGCACCTGATCGTGACAGGGTGCACGACCAGCGTGTGCGTGGAATCGACGATCCGTGACGCCTACTCGCGGGACTATTCGTGCGTTCTGCTGGAGGATTGCACCGCGGAACCTCTCGGCGAGGGTGCGGGCGGGTACACAGGGGTCCCCGGGGCGACGCCGGGGCGGGGTGGCACGAACTACGATGCCAGCCTCGTTCTGATCCAGACGCTGTTCGGATGGATTTCGACGTCCGAAGCTTTCGCTGAGGCTGTCGCACGCCACGAGCAGCAGGTCAGCGCCATGGAAGCCTGATCTCTGTAGTGCTCGCCATACAGTCGGCACGAGAGCCATGTCGCGTGTTCGATTCTCCACCTCGGCTTGCCTTCCGGCCTATCGTCACGAAGCAGGCGGTAGTACTCAAATATCTCCGGCTTTCAATCAACTGACTGCACAGTGCGGCCCCTCACGGAACTCTCCGGGCCATAAGGAGGAAGTCGTACATGGCGCGCACCTCGACAGTGTCATCGACCGGCCACGTCCGGACGGGCCGCTCACCGTCGCAAGATTGGACGCGGCTGTTCTACGTTGGAGCCGCA includes:
- a CDS encoding peptidoglycan-binding domain-containing protein — its product is MPLSTFGPDPATYNRWLQRSLNTVLRASLVVDGRRGPETVKKIKEFQRKKGLDPNGEIGMMTEDALAAAAGEVPPTFGQNFRFPGAVNGTAEQALKLLEKGTKPVLLNDDAVALDRTLFIDVRMNGAAPEVLAWRAPVAGWAPGPLEPTRTDVVRLNSSDQLEALLQAKDTLVRRGDRLPSDWQHAVKRRGVSDVYISERSPKRTLKEHVAAARALEHRYDPERTRIFNGLPRIDSERSLVDQIVALGLRLDQEPAFRQLAQQIHDVETAAQRPLDVAEKSAILEELQNGSNDTIVLVAHSQDGNIRLPGGEWITPKELAEIQRPGAPPRAFVLFSCDTGTVNGATAGVGEILLASRVAANVIAPPGPIDARPIPTLLSRFLTGEETLGDVFTGAWSYSISLRLEGVLPAQASERGR
- a CDS encoding alpha/beta hydrolase, giving the protein MLIMVAARTLSLGAQAPSPSVERNVVYGMFSGLALLMDVHRPARPNGIGIVAIVGTGFHAGTAYNSPPMKDHPAQLGIFVQPLVASGYTVFVINHRGMPIFRHPAALQDAERAVRFVRHNAARFGIAALRIGAVGASSGGYLAAMLGVRAGTGDAADPDEANRDEARVQAVVAFCPPTDLTGPFDEFGLSATAAYIGNARLPDPKSPEWRLYRDASPVNSVTADDAPVLLIHGDKDTTVPLEHSEKMEVALKAASVATKLVRVPGAGHRMAPNPENIDFTAEMIRWFDSHLRSR
- a CDS encoding tetratricopeptide repeat protein yields the protein MASHVGGGPIRFGAFELDTTSGELRKRGVKVNLPQQAFRVLHALVERPGEVVSRGELQLRVWPDRTFVEFETGINKCVSQVRSLLGDTGAASRFIETLPKRGYRFVAPVHVEPSTPRTSGVVVLPFENLTGDATWSFVAEGVTDLITTALGEAGALRVIARTSARACAAADKGIAAVGRELLVSLAIEGAVVQLDAGTCLTVRIVDTVSERILWQRKYESGKDQVFTLCERIVADVGAKLQGSDDGAPGGRRLNGAATTAAQLAYLKGRYLWNRRSESDLLASLEEFRRALALEPDFALGHTGVAAANILLGIWGLLPSHTAFRMARHAAERALALNDGLAEAHTCIGEVLKDYDYEWERAELAYRHALTLNPSYSTAHHFLAQLLTSLGRHDEAIASMEAARSVDPLSPAINAYVPYIFLAARQYARAVSEGEAAVQLDPHSPAAHWQLGRACLFAGNEPRALDMLNATVAVGGRMPMFLAVLGFARARAGDTAGAQAILAELSERARTSYVSPYDFAVIYAGLGHTDAALRYLEHAYRDRVMRIISLGDPEFDDLRREPRFVALARQLRLPAATLRPL
- a CDS encoding cysteine hydrolase family protein; the protein is MNISTSTGGASATTLNLHARPQCLALDLRRTAVLVIDMQNDYGTEGGLFHRAGIDLTSIRATVAPTARVLQTARSVGVPIVYIKAGIRPDLSDLGAPGTPHGDRWRWYGVGERVTAPDGSESRILIRDTWNTEIIPELLPRAGDRVVYKHLYSAFHNTELDAVLKELGASHLIVTGCTTSVCVESTIRDAYSRDYSCVLLEDCTAEPLGEGAGGYTGVPGATPGRGGTNYDASLVLIQTLFGWISTSEAFAEAVARHEQQVSAMEA
- a CDS encoding IS5 family transposase, whose product is MKSRVHPTYKTHYQVRNWRVYERALVSRGDVTLWLSPDARVAWGVPPSGRPGGQQRFSNLAIEAALTLRLVFRLPLRQTGGFLRSILTVMRANLDAPDHTTLSRRGQVLNVAVHKILAGGSLHLIVDSTGLSVVGEGEWAAAKHGGRGTRGWKKLHLGVDRSGVIVAHALTEATADDAIVGIDLIGAAAGRVASVTADAAYDTVAFYEAAGARHARVVVPPTRTAKVSRRGPRSRARDRTISDVEALGRRAWQKASGYHRQARVENAFFRYKSIIGGGLRARSGGGRKVEASLACGVLNRMIELGRPESSAITR
- a CDS encoding TIR domain-containing protein, which translates into the protein MNRSELVDRLAARCGITKQRARRIVAALFGARTGIIASALRAGDTVTMAGFGTLRPNPVPGPREESIIFRASFAATRRARAQPAADEPLLLGGEAPTDVHFTAYHPKEIPVTSWSSVLVYAHVPSAAEAVERDRNLRFGADTALHAPAHAKATSVIRRGAAIAVVPELTGCRFNPPRATFLWLKDWHRVEFDVQADPELPRKNGAVNGRVAFYVGPVLVGEMEIQAHLVPVSGDAATAAATSVTATPYRKIFVSYSHDDAQIVEALEAAAEALGDVYLRDVRTLRAGEPWGPALLELIERADVFQLCWSHAAKRSRYVRHELTHALAQRRPKPFIRPTYWERPMPAPPRSLKGIQFSYLAITHAGRHAADLSASRPGYPPAAESRLGGPAAAGRSRTSGDAG